Below is a genomic region from candidate division WOR-3 bacterium.
GGGATCTTTTCTTAGTCATCATTCTGGCAATTGTTCTCGTATACATGATCATGGTCGGACAATTTGAATCCTTCCGCGAACCATTCATCATTATGTTCACCATCCCCCTTGCGCTCATCGGCGTGCTCTGGATGTTATTCTTCACCGGCACCACTCTCAACATGCAAAGTCTGTTAGGCGTCTTGCTACTTGGCGGAATCGTGGTCAATAACGCGATCGTCTACATCACCTACACGAACCAGCTCCGTCGCGACCAGGGATTTAAATGCATGGATGCGGTAGTCGAAGCCGGCCGGGTCCGCATGCGTCCCATCCTCATGACAGCATTCACCACATCCTTCGGTCTCATTCCCATGGCATTGGGCATCGGCGCCGGCAACGAGCTACGTGCGCCGATGGCGCGTTCGGTCATCGGCGGTCTGATGGTTGCCACATTCTTGACGCTCGTCTTCATCCCCGTACTCTACACATTATTCGAGCGGAAAAAGGACAAAGTCTGCGAAGCAGATATTTCCAAATCCAAATAGTCTAGGATTAATCCCGCATCCTGCTGTCAACTCCCACCATATTTGTGGGTAGGCAGGATGCGGGTTTTGCATTATCACGCTTTACGCACAACGCTTGAGTAGAAGCTAAGAAGTTCAGAAAATCAGGAACGGAGTGATGCTGTACCAATTTTGTCCATATCTGGGATATGGCTACAAAATTGAGTGTCCCGCAGTCGTTAATGTGCGGGGCGAGCGCTTGTGCGACACCGCGGTGTTGATTTCGCTCCGATTACGTGTATAATTATATATGCTCAAGAAGCGAAAAACGTATATCTGCAGCCTTGACTATGCTGAAGACGAAGCTCTCGAGTTCGAACTCAAATTTCAGCGCACACTTACAACGGCAGAACGCTTTATAATGATGTTCAACATGTCTAATAGAATGAAGGAAATATTGATAAGAAATGGACATCGAAAACCTGTTGAAATCGTTAAACGATCATAAAGTCAAATACGTCATCATCGGGGCAGCTGCTTTCCCTGTACATGGATACGCACGTGCGACTCTGGATACTGATGTCTTTATTGAGCCAACCGACGCAAATGCCAGAAAATGCCTTGCTGCACTCAAGGATTTTGGGTACGATGTAGATCAAATCACCGAAAAAGACCTTCTGAAGAAAAAAATACTTCT
It encodes:
- a CDS encoding efflux RND transporter permease subunit, encoding DLFLVIILAIVLVYMIMVGQFESFREPFIIMFTIPLALIGVLWMLFFTGTTLNMQSLLGVLLLGGIVVNNAIVYITYTNQLRRDQGFKCMDAVVEAGRVRMRPILMTAFTTSFGLIPMALGIGAGNELRAPMARSVIGGLMVATFLTLVFIPVLYTLFERKKDKVCEADISKSK